In the Zonotrichia albicollis isolate bZonAlb1 chromosome W, bZonAlb1.hap1, whole genome shotgun sequence genome, one interval contains:
- the LOC141726834 gene encoding CDGSH iron-sulfur domain-containing protein 2-like has protein sequence MVLETLACIVKVQLPAYLKRLPLPESVGGFIRLTVSEWLRLLPFLGVLALLGYLAVRPFLPKKKQQKDSLISLKIQKENPKVVNEINIEDLCLTKAYCRCWRSKTFPVCDGSHNKHNELTGDNVGPLILKKKEV, from the exons ATGGTGCTGGAGACTCTGGCCTGCATCGTCAAGGTCCAGCTGCCCGCGTACCTCAAGCGCCTGCCGCTGCCCGAGAGCGTCGGCGGCTTCATCCGCCTCACAG TTTCAGAATGGCTGCGGTTGCTGCCTTTCCTGGGCGTGCTGGCCCTGCTCGGCTACCTGGCTGTTCGTCCCTTCCTCCCCAAGAAGAAACAGCAGAAGGATAGCTTGATTAGCCTCAAGATCCAGAAGGAAAATCCCAAAGTAGTGAATGAGATCAACATTGAAGATCTGTGCCTCACCAAAGCTTACTGCAGGTGTTGGCGTTCGAAGACG ttcccTGTCTGTGATGGCTCCCACAACAAGCACAATGAGTTAACAGGAGATAATGTAGGTCCACTAATACTCAAGAAGAAAGAAGTATAG